GTTTTCCCATGGGGGTTGTCGCTCGTGAACTGGATAACCCGTTTCTGAATGAATGGTTTGAGAAATTCCGCCAGCATACTGGACATCGGGCAATGGCGAAAAAGGGCGGCTACGATGATATGGTCGCCACAATTGAACGCCGCGGACATCTGGCGCTGCTCGGCGATCAGGATGCCGGCAAGCGGGGGTTGTTTGTCAACTTTTTTGGTAAACCGGCTTCCACTTTCAAATCGATCGCGCTGCTGGCTCTGGAATATCGGGCGTATATCTGTGTGGGTTATGCTCGCAGGCTCCCTGATGATTTCGAAAAGAATCAGTGGGTGAAGTTTGAAATGGGGTGTGAACAGTTGATCGATTCCACTCAGTGTGTTTCCAATGATCCGGTGGGTGAGATTACACAGCAGTTTACGACAGCCCTGGAAAATGCGGTGCGAAAATCTCCGGAACAATATTTCTGGGTTCATCGTCGCTGGAAAAGTGAACCGCGTGTTCGTGCGAAAAAGAAACGCCAGCCAGAACCGCTTCAGGAAAAAAAGGCAGCCTGAATTGATTCATAGGGTCCAGTGAATTACAACCTGAAACAGAGGTTCTGTGTCATTAAGAAAGACCCAGCGGACTGAGAAGCGACCAGTTTGATTGAGTTCACTGGTGACAGGCGTCTGGTCTGAGAAAACACCATCCGGAGGAGCAAATGGGGAAAAAAGTACGGATTGCGGATGCGAGTGAAGTTCCCGAAGGTTCAGCGGGGGAGTTTGTCGCCGAAGATCGGGTGATCGCTTTATTTCATGTGGATCAGCAATATTATGCGATGGACGGCGTCTGTCCGCATGCGGGGGGGCCGCTCGGTGAGGGGAGCCTGAATGGTACTGTCGTCACTTGCCCCTGGCATGGTTGGCAGTTTGATGTGACGACAGGAAAACATTGCCTGAATGATCGGCTGTGCCATCCCACATTTCCGGTTTCTGTAGAAGAAGATGGGATTTAC
This genomic interval from Gimesia alba contains the following:
- a CDS encoding Rieske (2Fe-2S) protein; this encodes MGKKVRIADASEVPEGSAGEFVAEDRVIALFHVDQQYYAMDGVCPHAGGPLGEGSLNGTVVTCPWHGWQFDVTTGKHCLNDRLCHPTFPVSVEEDGIYIELPE
- a CDS encoding lysophospholipid acyltransferase family protein; the protein is MINWRMARYRLEYLVFRTLVCIVRSLPMRESVALAKGLAFIIHYCLPRKLTRYKVAAENLRTAFGEELSEKEIEQTIYRMWVHLFRMVVEIIQLPRKLHRGNIFDVLDFDYPPELITALCSGRPVILLSGHYGNWEVAVSVFGLFGFPMGVVARELDNPFLNEWFEKFRQHTGHRAMAKKGGYDDMVATIERRGHLALLGDQDAGKRGLFVNFFGKPASTFKSIALLALEYRAYICVGYARRLPDDFEKNQWVKFEMGCEQLIDSTQCVSNDPVGEITQQFTTALENAVRKSPEQYFWVHRRWKSEPRVRAKKKRQPEPLQEKKAA